A stretch of DNA from Maridesulfovibrio sp.:
CATTACCGAACGGGCTGCAATATCAACCACCATCATTTTCATCCTGCTGGCTATGGGCAGCGTGCTTTCCTATTTTGTAACCCTGGCCCAGGTGCCGGTACTGATCACCAATTTCCTTACTGAAATTGAAGCCGGACCGATCACTTTTCTCATGATCGTCAACGTGGCTTTCTTTCTTGCCGGTATGTTCATCGATCCTAACTCGGCCCTGCTTATTCTGGTTCCGCCGCTCTACCCGGTTGCCCTCTCCATGGGAATCGACCCCATCCATTTCGGCGAAATCGTCTGCCTCAACATCTGCATCGGCATGATCACCCCTCCGTTCGGGCTGGATATATTCGTGGCATCGTCCACGCTTGAAAAACCGGTAATGTCCATCATAAACGGAGTCTGGCCGTTCCTGTTCATCAACATTCTGGTGCTTATTCTGGTTACCTACGTTCCCGGACTCGCAACCTTTCTGCCCGGACTGGTCGCTCCATAAGAGGTTTCCATGCCTGTGAATGTACAAACAAACACATTGACTGGGACCTCCAAGCCGTCCGCCCCTCATCCGGTACCGGTTGCCACACCGAGTCTGGACCACCTTACCGGGGAAGCTGAAAGGCTTTTTGAAAAACTGGCGGAACTTTCGCGCGACAAAACCGGTGTTTCCCGTCCGTCATACGGCAGGACGGAAAGCATTGCCTTTGACATGATCGAAGAATTTGCGCGAACTGAAGGGCTCAAAACCTGCCGGGATGCAGCCGCCAACCTCATCATAGAACTTGGAGAGGATACTGAAAACAACGGCTATGTCCTGACCGGTTCGCATCTGGATTCCGTTCCGCAGGGCGGCAACTATGACGGATCAGCCGGGGTAATTGCCGGACTGCTCTGCCTCGTGGAAATGAAGCGTGCCGGAATCAAACCGGCAATTCCCGTCAAGGTGATTGCCCTGCGCGGTGAAGAAAGTGCCTGGTTCGGGGCCTGTTACCTGGGTTCCAAGGCACTTCTGGGCAAACTGGACGAAACCGAACAGGAACTCACCCAGCGGGATGACGGCAGAACGCTGCGCGAACACATGGCCGAATGCGGTGCTGAAATCGAACGCATATCCGCCGGGGAAAAACTCATCGACACCGGCAGGATCAAAGCCTTTCTGGAGCTGCACATCGAACAGGGTCCGGTTATGGTTGCCCGCAATCTGTCCGTTGCCGCTGTTACCGGCATCCGGGGAAACATCCGCCACCGCCGTATTAAATGTATCGGCGAAGCCGGACATTCCGGGGCCGTACCGCGCTGGCTGCGTCACGATGCAGTATTCGCCGTTTCCGAACTGATCACCCGCATAGACGATCACTGGACCACCATCCTGCAGCACGGGGGGGACCTGGTGGCCACCTGCGGGATACTATCAACCAATCCGCAGAATCACGCCATGTCGCGCATCCCCGGAGAAGTGACTTTCAGCTTCGAGGCCAGAAGCCAGTATGAGCATACACTCGCAGCCATTGAAGCCCTGCTTCACTCCGAGTGCGCCACCATCACCTATGAAAGAAAGGTAAAGTTCGAATTTGACAAACCCGTAAAGACTCCTCCGGCAGTAATGGATGAAAATCTTATTGAACGCATAAACAATGCTTGCATGGACGAAGGCTTGCCTGTAGAAGCAATACCCAGCGGAGCAGGACACGACGCATCTCTCTTTGCAAATGCCGGAGTTCCCACGGGTATGATTTTCGTGCGCAACCGCAACGGTTCCCACAATCCCGAGGAAGAAATGGATATGGAAGACTTCATCAGAGGCACTTCCGTCCTTTACCGCACCATCATGGAGTTCGAATAATGCGTACCGAGATAACCATCATCAGACCCGATGACTGCCATCTCCATCTCAGGGACGGGGAAATGCTTGCCGCAGTACTCCCCGCCAGTGCCCGAATATACGCACGCGCAATTGTCATGCCCAACCTTGTTCCGCCGGTGACAACGGTGAAGCAGGCTGCGGAATACAGCAGACGTATCATCGATGCACGGCCTGAAAGTTCACACTTCGAACCGCTCATGACCTGCTACCTCACCGATTCTACAAATCCGGATGACCTGAAAGCGGCCTATGCTGTCCAAGCCTTTCACGCGGTAAAACTTTTCCCGGCCGGGGCCACGACCAACTCCGACAGCGGCGTTACGGATATCGCAAACGTCTACCCGGTACTGGAAGCCATGCAGGAAATAGGCATGCCCCTTTCCGTGCACGGTGAAGTTGTTGATCCCGATGTGGATGTATTCGACCGCGAGGCCGTTTTCATCGACCGCGTGCTGGAGCCCGTGCGCAGAGATTTCCCGGAACTGAAAATTGTTTTCGAACACCTTACCAGCAAAACAGCAGTGGACTATGTCTTTGAACAGGATGAATATACGGTGGCTACCATAACACCGCACCATCTGGTACTGACCAGAAACGATCTGTTCAAGGGCGGTATGAATCCGTATATGTACTGTCTGCCGGTGGCGAAAACGGCCAAGGACCGCGATGCCGTGCGCCGAGCCGCCGTTTCCGGCAATGAACGGTTTTTCCTCGGCACCGACTCCGCTCCGCATCCGGCAAGGATGAAGGAAAAAGCGGGTGCTGCGGCCGGCATTTTCAATGCGCCGACTTCCATCGGGTACGTGACCCAGATTTTCGAGCAGCTTTCGGCCCTTGATAAACTTGAGGGATTCACCTCCATTTACGGGGCCAGATTTTACGCTCTTCCCCCCAACGGGAGTACAATAACCCTGAAAAAGAGGGAAACACCTGTTGAAATGAATTGGGAGATCAAAGCCGGGCATGATGTCGTAAAGATATTCAAGCCCGATGTATCCCTTTTTTGGGATTTGGTTGATTGATAAAGGCTGAACCGTTATATTCCGGTTCAGCCTTTTTTCCGATAAAAACAACACAAGGAGAAACAATGGTTCCTACCAGCTTTCCGGACAAAGAAACCATCGCTGAGATCACAGCGAAGATGCTCATTGAAGTAAAAGCCGTGCATTTCCGTGCGGACGAGCCCTTCAAGTTCACTTCCGGCTGGGCCAGCCCGGTTTACATTGACTGCCGCAAACTCATATCATTCCCCCGTGTCCGCCAGACCCTGATGGATTTCGGTGCATCAATAATCCTGCGCGATGTAGGATTCGAATCCATCGACTGCGTGGCCGGCGGTGAAACCGCAGGTATTCCCTTCGCAGCATGGCTCTCCGACCGCCTGATGCTGCCCATGCAGTACGTTCGCAAAAAACCCAAAGGATTCGGCCGCGACGCACAGATCGAAGGTGATTTCAAGGAAGGGGCAAAAGTCCTGCTCGTTGAAGACCTCACCACCGATGGACGCAGCAAAATCAACTTCGCCCAGGCACTGCGCAGAGCCGGTGCGGAAGTAACCCACACCTTTGTTCTCTTCCACTACGGCATCTTCCCCAAAACCAAGGAAGTTCTTGCCGAGGCCGGACTTGAAATGCTCTCCCTGGCAACATGGTGGGATATCCTCAATGTTGCCAAAAAGGAAAAATACTTCGACACCAAATCCCTTGAAGAAGTTGAAAAATTCCTCAACAATCCCGTAGAATGGTCCGCCGCACACGGCGGGGTTTCCACTTATCCTGAATAAGACTTCAAACCGGATATTCAGTAACAGAAGGCCTTCGGCGATACTGCCGGAGGCCTTAACATTTTTGATGCGCTTCGCGCTTTTGATAATTTGATTTCGTCTCCGACGGCCAAAGGCCCATTAGCCCTTAGGCGAGAAGTCTTCTTCGAGTCTTAGGGATATGGAGAGCAGAGATGGATAATCCCCTTTGGAAACCCTAATAGTTTCAGTTTATTACCTTGAACGTAATTACTTTGATCGAAAATTTTATCAGAGTAAAAAAATAGCCGCGTTTCTAATAAGTTGATTTATGTGATGAAACCATCCCTCAACGGCCCTCATTTAATTCAGATATCAATTTCAAAGCATGCACTGTCCCCGGGACGCCTGTAGACAAAGCATTGCGATTCATCAAGTCCTAATTTTTCGTGAATCCCTTCCAGCCACTGGGTTCTCCCGAAAGCATGGGTCGGCACAAAGACCTGCGGCCTGACCGCGTCAACAAACTGCGGCCCTCCGGCCAGATTTTCAAGTCTCCTGTCCACGTTGGAGAATGTCACCTGAGGATTTTTCGAAGCAACCCTGCTAACCGCTGCCCGAAAAAATTTCCGTGTAAAATTGCGTTCGGCAAAAGAAGAATTCTCCCAATCCCAGCTTGCCAGGTCTCCACCGTTGTACACCTGCAATCTCTCGGGAGTGCGTAAAAGATATGCCACACCCAGATCGTTGGAAAGCATGGTTTCAATCTTCATTCCCTGGAATTCGTACTTCTCGTCCGGCTCTACAATCAGAGTATCGCCGGTTATCATTTCCGGAAACATATCTTCGATGTCATCTGAAACAACAGACCTCAAAGATGCGGCGTCACTGCAGATTTCAGCATAATCCGGCGCAAAATGATCTATATGGCTGTGCGTAAAAAAAATGGTCGTATCACGCCCGGACACGGCGTTGCGTAACGCTTCTGCGGCCTTTGATGGCCGATACTTTTCTGCGGGGACATCAAACACGTAGCTTGAGCTTCCAACATCAAGCACAAAGCAATTATGGAAAATATAGGTAATCTTTATCCACATCGTGCTCACATCTTTCCGGTCTCTTCCAGATATTCCCTGCTCACGGGAAAATAAACATGCCCCCATGAGTTGAGATGCCCGGCCAGAAACTCGGCATCCGGACCGGAACCGCAAAAGAGGTCCACGCGGGTACCCTTGATGGCCCCGCCCCGGTCCTGAGCCATCACAATCCTGGCCGAGGCTTCCTTGGTATCCTGCCCCTGCACCGGCAGCCGTACGGTCAGCAGCCCAAGTGAACCGTGCGGAATGACCTTGGTATCCGTGGCAATGCTCGCCATGGGAGTAAGAGGTGATCCCATGGAACCGAACGGACCTTCATCATCCAGCCGGAAAAAAACATAACTGGGATTGGTTACCAGCAGTTTCTCGACCAGTTGCGGGTTCTCTTTGAAAAAGGTCCTTATCTTCTGCATGCTCATACCCTCTTTGGGCAGCAGGCCGCGCTGGATAAGCTCCTTGCCGAGCGAAACATACTTCAACCCGTTTTTACCGGCATAAAGAACATGTTTCACGCTTCCGTCCGGAAGCACAAGCCTGCCGGACCCCTGAACCTGCAACATGAAAATATCCACCCGGTCCTTAACCCAGGCCACTTCAAGCCCCTGCCCCTGCAAAGCTCCATCAAAATCTATTTTCTCGCGATCATAATAGGGAACAGGCTCGCCGTCCTCAATCCTGTAAAGGAGTGTCTGCCCCTTCCAGCGATGATGAAATTTGCCAAGATCCATTTTTTTCAGATCGGACGGCAGACTGTACAGCGGATAAGGATAATCCGGGTCAGGGGTTAATGAAGCTTCAAGATATGGTTCATAATATCCGGTAAGCAATGTACGCGGAACCAGTTCATACCAGACGAATTTATCTTCAAGCAGTTCCGGAGAATCGTCCAGATGGGGCAGGATTTGCAGAAATTCCTCATTTGTACGGCGAAGCATTTCCCAGGTGATTGTCATTGCTCCGTATCTGGCGGCAACACTATTTCCGTTTCTTCTGGAAAGGTATTTAAGATTCTGCTCAACTCCGCTTTTCAGACTCATCCACGAAAAAGACGGTCCGCTTTGAGTATAAAGCCTGTTGACCAGACCCTGAACCTGAGCTCTGTCGATTTTTACATAGCCTTTTCCCGGCAAAGCCGTCGGAACCGTTCTTGTGGAGCACCCGGCCAGAGAAAAAGCAACAACTACAATTAAATATAATAGTTTTTTCAGCGTATTTTCAGCAAAAAACATAGCAACAGGCTCCCAATATACTATTCCAGGCACTGGCATAATTCCCGGAAGTAACATATACACACAGGGTATACTAAAAAAATCAGTATACGGTCCTTTGAATTTAAGACAAAAAACATAACATAACAGAGTTGATTATGCGGTTCTGCACAATATTCATCACATTTGCACTCTGCCTGCTGGCAAACGTTTCCATAGCTTCCGCCAGGTGGGACATGGTACTGCTGACCACTTCCGGACTCAACGGGCAACTGCTTCCCGCCCGCGAGAAAAAGGAAAACAACGGCATGGTACGGACTTTCGGAGGATTTGCAAGGATTGAGTCCGTATTGGATTTATACAGAACCAAGTATCCCGGATGTTGCCTTACAGTGGCAACGGGGGATGATCTTATGGGTGAATCCCTGACCAATGAGCAGGGAAAAACTGTATTCGGAACGATGAACCGGATGGGATTCGATGCCTCGACTCTCGGTAACCACGAATTCGACAGAGGAACCAATTTTCTGATCAAGTGCCTTAAAAACAAGAAGTTCCCGACAATCGTCAGCAACATTGAGGTAGCAAAGGGAAATCCTCTTGGAAAATACATAATGCCTTACACCGTCATGAAGGTTAATTATCTCAATGTCGGCATCATGGGCATGATTCTTCCAAGCATAAACATGATTTCCAATCCCGGACCCGGAATTTCCATAAAGACCGATCTGATTGAAACCGCCAGAAAAACGGCAGAAAAACTGAAAGAAAGTGGAGCCGATGTAATTGTTCTGCTCAGCCACCTCACTCTTGAAGACCAGAAAAAAATCCTGGAGCAGGTTCCTGAAATTGATATTATCTGCGGCGGACAAAGCCACAAGGACATCC
This window harbors:
- a CDS encoding Zn-dependent hydrolase encodes the protein MPVNVQTNTLTGTSKPSAPHPVPVATPSLDHLTGEAERLFEKLAELSRDKTGVSRPSYGRTESIAFDMIEEFARTEGLKTCRDAAANLIIELGEDTENNGYVLTGSHLDSVPQGGNYDGSAGVIAGLLCLVEMKRAGIKPAIPVKVIALRGEESAWFGACYLGSKALLGKLDETEQELTQRDDGRTLREHMAECGAEIERISAGEKLIDTGRIKAFLELHIEQGPVMVARNLSVAAVTGIRGNIRHRRIKCIGEAGHSGAVPRWLRHDAVFAVSELITRIDDHWTTILQHGGDLVATCGILSTNPQNHAMSRIPGEVTFSFEARSQYEHTLAAIEALLHSECATITYERKVKFEFDKPVKTPPAVMDENLIERINNACMDEGLPVEAIPSGAGHDASLFANAGVPTGMIFVRNRNGSHNPEEEMDMEDFIRGTSVLYRTIMEFE
- a CDS encoding orotate phosphoribosyltransferase, with product MVPTSFPDKETIAEITAKMLIEVKAVHFRADEPFKFTSGWASPVYIDCRKLISFPRVRQTLMDFGASIILRDVGFESIDCVAGGETAGIPFAAWLSDRLMLPMQYVRKKPKGFGRDAQIEGDFKEGAKVLLVEDLTTDGRSKINFAQALRRAGAEVTHTFVLFHYGIFPKTKEVLAEAGLEMLSLATWWDILNVAKKEKYFDTKSLEEVEKFLNNPVEWSAAHGGVSTYPE
- a CDS encoding MltA domain-containing protein, translating into MFFAENTLKKLLYLIVVVAFSLAGCSTRTVPTALPGKGYVKIDRAQVQGLVNRLYTQSGPSFSWMSLKSGVEQNLKYLSRRNGNSVAARYGAMTITWEMLRRTNEEFLQILPHLDDSPELLEDKFVWYELVPRTLLTGYYEPYLEASLTPDPDYPYPLYSLPSDLKKMDLGKFHHRWKGQTLLYRIEDGEPVPYYDREKIDFDGALQGQGLEVAWVKDRVDIFMLQVQGSGRLVLPDGSVKHVLYAGKNGLKYVSLGKELIQRGLLPKEGMSMQKIRTFFKENPQLVEKLLVTNPSYVFFRLDDEGPFGSMGSPLTPMASIATDTKVIPHGSLGLLTVRLPVQGQDTKEASARIVMAQDRGGAIKGTRVDLFCGSGPDAEFLAGHLNSWGHVYFPVSREYLEETGKM
- the pyrC gene encoding dihydroorotase, coding for MRTEITIIRPDDCHLHLRDGEMLAAVLPASARIYARAIVMPNLVPPVTTVKQAAEYSRRIIDARPESSHFEPLMTCYLTDSTNPDDLKAAYAVQAFHAVKLFPAGATTNSDSGVTDIANVYPVLEAMQEIGMPLSVHGEVVDPDVDVFDREAVFIDRVLEPVRRDFPELKIVFEHLTSKTAVDYVFEQDEYTVATITPHHLVLTRNDLFKGGMNPYMYCLPVAKTAKDRDAVRRAAVSGNERFFLGTDSAPHPARMKEKAGAAAGIFNAPTSIGYVTQIFEQLSALDKLEGFTSIYGARFYALPPNGSTITLKKRETPVEMNWEIKAGHDVVKIFKPDVSLFWDLVD